The Corylus avellana chromosome ca11, CavTom2PMs-1.0 genome contains the following window.
TGTTGAGATATTACAATTGGTACTTCACAAAAGCACAATAATGATTACACTTCAAGAGGTGGTGCTCATTGTGTGTGGTAATAAGAGCAGGCAACATGAGACTGCTTATGGTAAATGACTTGACAAGCATTTGGGATGAGTTACAACTTGTTAGGTGGCCAAATTTAACTAGAAGCCTATCAAGTGTAGCtattaggggtgaaaaaggTGGTTACAGTTAGTAACTGCTTCCGCTAACCGCCTATGCGGTTAACCGGctgctttttattttaaaaaaaaaaattaaaaagttaattttttttttttaaatgacgtcattttatggtaatatgataataccctactacatacgacataatttctaaattatatatttctatatatattacattaatatatattaaaggcggttagcggtttttttAAAACCCAAAACTTCTAACTATAACTACttagacggttagcggtttttccTAAACTGCCTTCAAAAGCAGTTAGTGGTTAACGGTTAGtgcggttagcgattagtaGCTATGGAACTCTAATCAAGCCTTGCCCAACTTCTGATTGGATAAAGGTAACTTAATAGTGACTCATATATAGGATGAGGAACCCTTTTGATGGTAAATACCTGATAATTGCTGTTGTAGATTGCCATTAGACATGTACTCATATATGAGTGCCTTTTTTTGATCACCCTCATCACAGTATCCAACAAGAGAAACCAAGTTTCTATGATGAACTACTATTAAGAGTTGTGCCTGCATTTCAAAGCGGGGCTCCATTCTTAGTAGGAGCAGTCATATTTCTTGAAACCTTTTGAAGTAATTGAACACACTGGCTACACTATTCTATCTAACCTCTGCTTGAAATTCTTTATAGCCTTGGTTTGATGAAGGAGAGAGCAACTTAACAGCAACTTGAGTATCATCTTTCAGTGTGCCAAGGTACACGCTTCCAAATCCTCCTCTTCCAATGATGGTTTTGAAGTTATTAGTTATACTCACAACTTCAGAGTAGCTATACCGTCGACTCTGTGATTTGATGTTCGATTTGGCAACTATAGGTACAATAAAGAAGATCATCACAATTGCAACATGCAcaaatgtaatataaaaaggtTAATCATGCTTGTGTCATCAAATATATTTCATGTCACATGCTATTGTTAGGATTATGGAGGAGATTTTGatgtgttctttttctttttgtgtattCTTGAGATCTGATAACACTATTTAAACTCTTGCCAACTTTCTGtttaattaccagttatcccaaaagattaagctgataaaaagaagtaaatttaatcgcttaaccattactttaacactctctctAATGTGTGGGTTTAaattcccttttaataggtgatgaccaacacgtgaaatatttaattgaaatgggggGTTGCAAcgacagagtcaaggttcgatcccagatctttggctttgataccatattaaattaccagttatcccaaaagcttaagcgaatagaaagaggtaaatttaatcacttaaccattactttaacactctccatcacgtgtgggttcaaactcccttttaataggtgaggaccaacacgtggaatatttaattgaaattggggggggggggtttgcCATGACGGAGTCCAGTTTCAATCCCAGatctttggctttgataccatattaaattaccagttatcctaaaaggCAATCTTAAGTTACATAGTTTCCTTTTACTATTATATGCTTCGTCAAAATGGCCTCTAGTGAGAAGCTAATTAGtgttctccttttcttttcccctcAATTTATGTTCACATTTTTCATAACCTTCTTAAAGGCCTTGTGTATCATAGGAAAAAATAAGATGATTTATGATTGGGTGCCATATCTCTTGTAAATAAGCTCAGCTCTATAAATTGTAATAAGAATTACAGAAgcaaaagataaagaaagaactacctctttttcttttccttctataTATAGCCAAAGCAGCAAAGGTGGACAGAAGGACTAGGACTGCTATAATAGACGATGCAACAATAGGAATAACcaacttatttttcttctttctcttgcaTGGAGCTAACTGCAGACAAAGATCTGGATTGTCGCCGACTCTTGCATAAAGCGCATCAAAGTAAGATGCCATTGTAAGTAAGTTATTAAAAGATAGATGATGTTGTCATCATgcagtaaaaattactattggaaATACAAAGGGTTTCTACAGTCTACAACAAGTaattataaagggaaaagataaacaaaatagaAGGGACAATTTAAAATAGCTTTATTAAGCAaccaaagaaaatgaattaacaTTGGAGGCAGGAAGATAAACTAACCTCAGTGCAAATTTTCCATCCCTAGACTTTTGCACAAGAGCCTCAGGAACTGAACCTGTGAGCTTGTTACCACTTAAATCACTGCAGAGATAGTGTTAAACTTAAGAACATCACCTCAATTTCCTTTCCCAAAGGTCAAGTTCACAATACCTCAAAACTCAACAACTTACAGGGTGTTCAAATACGGCAGTTGCGCTAAAAAATATGGAAATGGCCCTGTAAAATCATTATATGACAAATCCCTGAAACAGAAAGAGTTAGCAAGCTTTGGGATAAAGATATTCGTAGATGTTaagcaaaaaaattgttttcgaTTCTTTAAAATGTGATATTCAATGACGAGAGTTGCATATACATATTACACTTTCCAAGTAAAAAGTTCCTTATATCAAATCCCACAAATATGCTATCAAAGCATTAAAACCTTGATCAGCAGTCTAAGATATCCATTTGCCAATCGGTAATATCAAGACTCACAAGGATTGCAATGCTTTGAGATTGGAGAATGAAGCTGCAATCTCCCCTGCCAATTTGCTTGAGCTCAAGTTTCTGTTTATAATTATGAACGAAGGAAAAGTTATTGCCATTGAATTTCACAGAAGTGTCTAGCAAGTTTTGATGCATTAAAAGCACACTCACAATGAGATGATCCTTGGAGGATTGTCGTTACTGCAATTCAAACCATCCCATGAGAATTCACTTGGGACACATGGATCGCCTTGCCAGTTTCTAGTCACGCTGTAAAATTCCTTGATTTCCATGATAGCTTCAACTAATGTTtaatggaaaacaaaataattaatatatgattaTTTCAAAAGGAAGTTGTTCACACAGGAGAGAGAATTCGAAatacaaaatcatatatatagaaatatgaaaagtttaaaacgattcattttatattttggaCACAAGGAAATTAAGGATCATTTggtaaaatcatcatttataaAAGACTCctacttgtctttttttttttttttttttttacatgtctgcacaagaggaagagggagattcgaactagtgacctccgcttcattaggcttTTGGGGACCCTACTTGTCTATTGTTGAAGGAACCATTTGGTAGATTTTTAGCCTTAGAATAGCCATTTTCATGGGAGCGGCTATTCCTTAAATTGAGGAATACCCATTTTTTTAGGAATAGactatatttaatttttttttttttaaaaaaaaaaaaaaaaaacttacaatatattttttattttttgaatctgCCAGAGGTTGTCGGAGTTAGCCGAAATTAATAGGAATCCGCAGTTGGCCGCCAGAGTTCAACCTTCTTAAACAAACAGAGCCTCAATTTGTTTTGtaggtattttagtaattttggtttaattccAATGAGAGCATcaaagaatatgaataactatttcattcaaTCTTATTCTATTTCtagaaataactatttttttttttaataaaatagtcgTTTCACATACTAAACAGCAAGAAACTGAGCATAATCGTTTCAATTAGGAAAACAGAGAAGAGAAGAATGCGTACCATCACCTACGGCCGTTGGTTTATTTGGGAGCTCTCTTAACTCAACAATCTCAACGGCGTTGAGGATCGGAGGAAACTTAGTTCCGTCTGTTGcatttattgaaaaatgaacCGGGCTTCCACTAATTGGGGGATCATCCTGGACTAAGGTGAGTGGTTTTAGATAATCAAGCTTAACAGATTCTGCGAGTTTGCGGTCACCATTCAAATCGATGGTCAATTCCCTCTGCTGCCCGGCTCCAAGCTTCTCAATCTCAGCAAAGTGAAAGTTCAAATAAGTTTTAGAAAGAGAATTTTCTCGAGGATACCAAGAGAAGCTCAAGGGAATGCTAGCATTCATTGTTGTGGCAGCAGTCTGCCACACCTTGGCCGGTACTTTATATGCGTTATCATTGCCTTTGGTGTAAATTGTCGAATTGGTGGCCATTGGATTCCAAGTATCATTTAGTAGAGGGTTCCAATAGCGATCATAGACATCGTCTGGATACCTGATCGAgagaaatttaataataattttaaaagtctcgtcaagtttagaaaaaatttaaattataaactTTATATACTGTTCCAAAGGAAATAATTACCTGATTCTTAATTCAGTTGTTTTCAAGCCGATGTTATATCGGTTTCTGACAGAAAGTGCCACGTCCTCATCAATTTGATAAATTGAATTGTCCAAACGACGTAGTTCCAATGTTGAAATGAAGGGTACGCCTTGGCCAGTGTCCACGAGACACACATCTATGTAATCCGTTGAGGGAGCATAAATAATCTCATAATAACCTGAATTTGCTCGATTCACCGTGTCCCACCGATTAGGGCCGAGATATAGGTCAAATGTTGGGGTCATGTTTTTGCCATCATAGTTCCCATACCCGAACGTGGCTCTCaccaaataattattatatttgctTTGCTCCGGTCGTAGGGTGTAACAATTCCTTGTTCCTTTAGGAAAACTTCTCAAGGTCCTTCGCAACCTCTGTTGATCAATATTACCCAATCCATTGGACACTGTCATAGCTATTCCAGTATCTATCATTTCCTTATCTGACTTGTAAGGAATCCCAGTTACCTCGTTAATGTAATCTTCATCGCTGCTTCCACAGTCAATGCTGATGAAACCTTgcaatttttacaaattaacaagAAATCATGAGGTTCGatcaaacaaattcatatcgatttatttttgaaaaaatgggtCACGTGTAACCGACGTGACCCCTCCCATGTTAAGATTTAACACAAAATCCTGAGATTTGCTATAAATAAAAGAGAGCTTAATAGGAAACAATGCATATTTTAGAAGTTTGTGGGattagtgtaattttttttaaaaaaaaaaacattaaatataagagctagcTCGCGAGTTGGCTCGGCTTAggtcgacttattatgagctcgagctcgagctcgaacaaGAAAACTCGCTcaagctcgactcgtttacacccctaattaCGCGTTACTGCAAACTTTTCTAAAACCAATGGTCTCCAATTCTCCATGAATTCTCCCGTTAATTGTAGTACTCCAGGAAAGCATGCTAATAACTTGGCATGCACCAAATAAAgattccaaaacaaaaaagtaggTTCACCAAATGTTCAAGATTAACCTATGTGCTCCCTTAGgaccctttttctctctctctctttttctttttctttctttctttttttttttttaataaaataaaaagtaaaaaataaggagaaacttcaaaaaaatttcatgaacTTCTACTCGTTTTTATACtacccctcaaagtttaaaaactctcaattaaaggtatcaaattttcaatttctttcaattactccattccgttaggatttttcgttaaatacTGTCAAAATTCCCAACATACCCctgttttgtttatatatatatatatatatatatattgtaagttttttttttttttttttttatatatatatatatataagaaaaaaaaacacttgaatctttacaattttttattttatttttgggaaacttcagaaagccctcTAGAGTTCCACATGTTTTAACATGACCCCcaagttcaaaaactctaaatttcaCCTCCtgaacttctaatttgatgcaatttacc
Protein-coding sequences here:
- the LOC132165092 gene encoding putative leucine-rich repeat receptor-like serine/threonine-protein kinase At2g19230 translates to MDLKAWLFFVSAIAILGNSRLAAAKNHHARRELAADIPGFISIDCGSSDEDYINEVTGIPYKSDKEMIDTGIAMTVSNGLGNIDQQRLRRTLRSFPKGTRNCYTLRPEQSKYNNYLVRATFGYGNYDGKNMTPTFDLYLGPNRWDTVNRANSGYYEIIYAPSTDYIDVCLVDTGQGVPFISTLELRRLDNSIYQIDEDVALSVRNRYNIGLKTTELRIRYPDDVYDRYWNPLLNDTWNPMATNSTIYTKGNDNAYKVPAKVWQTAATTMNASIPLSFSWYPRENSLSKTYLNFHFAEIEKLGAGQQRELTIDLNGDRKLAESVKLDYLKPLTLVQDDPPISGSPVHFSINATDGTKFPPILNAVEIVELRELPNKPTAVGDVEAIMEIKEFYSVTRNWQGDPCVPSEFSWDGLNCSNDNPPRIISLNLSSSKLAGEIAASFSNLKALQSLDLSYNDFTGPFPYFLAQLPYLNTLDLSGNKLTGSVPEALVQKSRDGKFALRVGDNPDLCLQLAPCKRKKKNKLVIPIVASSIIAVLVLLSTFAALAIYRRKRKRGIAKSNIKSQSRRYSYSEVVSITNNFKTIIGRGGFGSVYLGTLKDDTQVAVKLLSPSSNQGYKEFQAEAQLLIVVHHRNLVSLVGYCDEGDQKKALIYEYMSNGNLQQQLSVTNTCVLKWNERLHIAVDAAHGLEYLHNGCKPPIIHRDLKTSNILLNEHMQAKIADFGLSRAFVNENDSHVSTRPAGTLGYLDPGFQASRIFNKKSDVYSFGIILFELITGQPAIVRGPVKNIHISEWINPLIERGDIQNIVDPRLEGAFNTNSAWKAVEIAMSCIAPVAIERPDMSNVLAELKECLGQERSQMIATKGLSKRTPSELESEFAPHAR